Below is a genomic region from Primulina eburnea isolate SZY01 chromosome 9, ASM2296580v1, whole genome shotgun sequence.
TCTTCGCCCTCTATAAGCTCTGCCGCAATCTCGCCGTTCGTGTTTACGTTTCTTTGAGCAATCAAAATACTGTAAGTGGGTTTTTGCTACTACTTCATTTGGCAtaatatatttcgaaaatagctaTGACTTTGAAAATGATAtcggcatgatatattcgttctgCTTCGTATGTAACCCTTTTGGAATTTCGTTTATTGAAAGCATGTTGAGTATTTGTAAAAGCACTGTAATGATTCGATTTAGAAATGGTAAAGGAAATTCcgaactttgaaatctttgtttaggccctgatgcggtgggttataataaccgttcctttggcctcgccccttagaggagtaacatataggggactgatcagttaaaaaccatagaaaatgagatgatttCAGTGCTGTATCCGTTGTCTTTTTCTTGTATCTGATTCGACATGctaaatattgaaattgtgaTAATTCGTGTATATGTATAACCTCGATATTTTTCATGTCCGATTGGcccccccatttactgagtattttcCCCGAAATACTCACCCTTACTCTCCCACCCAGATAAGGATGAGAATCAAATTGAGGATGAGGAGCAAGAAcacttttggggatggtgaagaaACAGGCTGATTCGTGACCGATTTATTATTCAGTCTTATGTTTTCAGTATTTCGTATTTACGCTTCCGCATGTTTCCATTTCTTTCTGAGTTGTAAAGACGTTGAACTTTTGAGAAATTTATGATAATAAACTGGTTTGGTATATGCTGTACTACGAGGCTAGTTGTCTTGCAGTTATGTGATTGCGAgataacgccggtgtcgactaaccccggtctcggggcgtgacatttaagtggtatcagagcagccaggttcataatccggttGGGGAAGGAAAATGTTCAAAAAAATTTCGGTGGAATTTTATAAATCGGCCAATGCTCTCCCCTCTGAAACGGACCAACGATCAAGACTCCCGACCCTATCGGGAGCCCCAGTGAAAAATCGCGAAATTCCTTCGTTTAGGCCTCCGAAACCTCGATTTTGCCGTTTTAGGAAAGTTTCGTAACTCCTATAACTGTTCGTAGGAAACTCCGAATTCGATTCCGTCAACTGTTCTGGAATCCTCTCGACATATACTTCGGATCCATATGTCTATCTCGAAACTTtccatttttggaaattttcgaaAAGTTTTCTCTATTTTCCGTTATTTGACTCTATACGACTCTGACATTTTTATTCTGGCCTATTGTTGATATTCTGAGCATTTCTCTTCTTTTTCCAGGAAATGGCTCGCACACGTTTGACTGCCCGTAAGAGTGTAGCTTCGATTACTCATAGAGAGACGTTCCAACTAGACAGTCCCCGACCTCGCCCGCGCGCCCAGTCCCTTCTACGTTTAGATGAGTTGGCTCCAGCACGCCACGATAGGACGGTTAGGAGGCTGAGAGCTAGCAATATGCAGAGGAGGAAGCAAGTGGAGGATCTGACTTCCAAGCTATTGGCAGCAGAAAAGAGGATCGATCAGGTATATGAGATGTTCCAACTCGTTAATGAAGATAACGGCGAACTGCGAGAGTCCTTACAACTGACGAGGGGCCAAACCAAACGAGCTATGGATGAATTGGACCGACGTACCGTAGAATTGGCTGAAGCTCGTCACGCACGGGTAAGAGATAAGGAGAGAATGGAAGAGTCGTGGAAGGTGGTCATGCAATTGTCAGAAAATAACCAAAGGCTATCAAGGGAGATAGACGAAAGGAAGGCAAGGGAGAAGGCACTCATTCAGAAGGATCAAGCCAACTGCGCGCGTGCAAAGAATGAGTTGGACAACGCAATAGGGAAGATTCTGACTCATAAGGAACAGATTGCTGAATTAGAATCGGAGAATCAAAGTCTGCAGATGCAGCTGGCAGAGTTTTTAGACCCGGAGATGCCGGAGGAGGATTCTGAGGAGGAAGAAGCCCCACCTGACGTAGCTGTGGGGAATGGAGAGATATCAGATTAGAATATTTTAGTGAACCATTTTTAGTTTATTTCCGTTGTCGCCATTTTCCATTCCAATAAATTCCCATTCAgttgtttatgtttatttgagaaatcaataaaagttgTTATTTCGATTACTTGTTGGCATCAATTTATTTTCGCACAAATTATTCAATGCATTCTATCaaatttgtgcaacaaatatctTAGAAACTTGTACACTTGTAGGAAATGGCCGGAAGACCTCCACGAGCCAATCGCAACCCACGGTACGCCAACAACCACAATGACAATAATGAGAACCCGAATCCTGACGGAAATCCACCGCCACCACCTCCCAGAATGGGCCTGAGCCAAGCAAATTTGATGGCTATAGCCACCATAGTGGCAACAACTATCCAGGGCTTGGGAAACCCCAATGGTAACGGTAATCAGCAGCCTCAACCACCACCGGCACAGAATGGAATCAAGTACCATTACGAGTCTCTTCGTAAGAACCGTTGCCCAGTGTTCAAGGGAGACGCCGACCCTGAAAGTAGCCAGAACTGGTTGAAAAGTGTGGAAACCCAGCTGCGATTATTAGAGATACCCGAGGCACTCAAAGTAGAGGTAATAACACCATTCCTGGAAGATAAGGCGAGCAAGTGGTGTGAAACAGTCTCACCTACCCTGACAGCCGCCGGAGCAATCACTTGGCGACAATTCAGAGATGTCTTTCTCAAACAATATTTCCCAGCAGAAGTCAGACTACAGAAATTGAGCGAGTTTGAGAACTTCTCGCAAACACCAGGCATGTCAGTGGTAGATTACACCTCCCGATTCAATGACCTCGGAACTTATGCCCCGACAATCATGGCAGATGGAGTTCTGAAAATGCACAGATACAAAAAGGGATTGAGCAGCCGTATTCAGTCATTCTTAGCAGTTTATCAACCTACGAGCTTTGCTGATTTAATGGGAGCTGCAATAAGAGCTGAGACCGACATCAAGCGTCGGGAGGACGAGAACAAGAATAAACGGCCTCTTACTGGACAGCCATCTCAAGGGAAGCCACCATTCAAGAGACCGAATCAGTCCAGTGGACCCTTCAAAGGTGCTTCGTCCCACCCATCTTACCAAGAACCAAAGATGTGCCCCAAATGTAATAACCGTCATTCTGGAGAATGCCACCGACAGACGGGAGCATGTTTCAATTGTGGGAAATTAGGGCATCGAATTGCTAATTGCCCCGAGCCATTGAAGAGAAGTACAAAGCCTAATGCCGATGCTAACCCCAACAAACCAAGGGAGAATAAGCCCAACGCTCGTGTGTTTGCAATAACCCAAGAAGAAGCAGATGATGCAaacgatgtcgtggcaggtaccaTTTTTGTCAATGAAATGCCAGCTTATGTGTTGTTTGAcagtggtgctactcattcattcatatctaaaaGATTCACTAAGAAACTAGGGCTTACACCTGAATTACTAGTCGAACCATTTAGAGTAGCAACTCCTACTAGTAAGACAATCGAAACACATAGAGTACACCGACAGTGTAAGATCTGCATCCATGAGCACCTGTTCCAAGCAGAATTGATACAACTAAAAATGGTGGAATTCGACATCATCTTAGGAATGGATTGGCTAGCAAGAAACAATGCGATGGTAGATTGCAAGGGAAAGAGCGTTAGGCTCCGAACCCCGAGCCAAAAAGAGGTCGTGTATCATGGCAAATCCAAGGAACGGAAGTCACTTCTTTCCGCATCCCAAGCATGGAAAGCCGTGAAATCCGGAGCAGATATCTATCTAGCAATGATTAACGTAGTGGAGGAAGAGATTGAACTTAAACCAGTGGATATCCCTATCGTGCGAgaattcccagacgtctttccggAAGAACTACCAGAGACAATCCCGGACCGTGAAATTGAGTTCGAAATCAATTTAGTGCCCGGAGCGGCACCCATCTCCAAGGCACCATACCAAATGGCACCAGCTGAACTTAAGGAGCTAAAagagcaacttcaagaattgctagacaaaAAGCAGATTCGACCAAGTGCGTCTccatggggagctccagtactttttgtcaagaagaaagatgggagcatgagactgtgcattgACTATAGGGAATTGAATAAGATCACtatcaagaacaagtaccctcttccaaggatagatgacCTGTTTGATCAGCTTAAGGGAGCCACAGTGTTTTCCAAATTGGATTTGAGAACGGGCTACCACCAATTGAAGGTCAGAGCTGAAGACATCCCAAAGACGGCCTTTCGgacaaggtatggacactacgaattCACGGTGATGCCTTTTGGTCTGACAAACGCACCAGCAGCCTTTATGGACCTAATGAACAGAGTATTCAAGCCGTTTCTGGATCGATTCATAGTGgtattcattgatgacatcCTTGTCTACTCTCCTAGCAAGGAAGATCACGAAGAGCATCTCCGCCTCACTCTACAAACCTTAAGAGAGAAAGAACTCTatgccaagttcaagaaatgcgaattctggctaaaCAGTGTATCCTTTTTAGGGCATGTGATATCGGAAGCAGGAGTATCAGTAGATCCAAAGAAAGTGGAGTCAATTCTAGATTGGCCGAAACCGAGAAACGCCACAGACATTAGAAGTTTTCTTGGATTGGCGGGCTATTACAGGAAATTCGTTGAAGGATTCTCTTCCATAGCCGTACCATTAACAAGGCTTACTCAAAagaattctaaattcatttgGGATGACAACTGCGAGAAAAGTTTTCAGACATTGAAAGAAAAGCTCGCGTCTACACCAGTGTTAGTCTTGCCTACTGAAGATAAGGATTTCACCATCTACAGTGACGCATCGAAggaagggttgggatgtgtactcatgcaagaaggaagagtgattgcctatgcttcaaggCAGTTGAAGCCGCATGAACGAAATTACCCCACTCACGACCTCGAACTGGCAGCAGtcgtctttgctttgaagatatggagacattatctctatggctccAAGTGCGAAATCTTCACGGACCACCAGAGCCTCAAATACTTGTTCACccaaaaagaattaaatatgagacaaaggcGACGGATTGAgctgttgaaggattatgacttgactataagctaccatccaggcaaGGCAAACAAAgtagctgatgctttgagtcggaGGAATATGAATAAGGTGACCTTAGCTGCACTCTCCGCTCAACCATGTCTGCGAGAAATCGTCAAGTTGAACCAGGATCGAAACCCAGTTCTAGCAAAACTTAAGGAACAAGCTAAGGAAGCAAAGTCTCAAGATACTCAGATCGACGACAAAAGAGTCctttggatgaaaggacgattgtgcgTACCAGACGTAGATAACCTTCGAAAAGAAGTAATGTCAGAAGCACATAAGTCgaaattttcagtccatcctggcagtaccaagatgtacagagacTTAAAGAAGAATTtctggtggagtggaatgaaaAAGGATGTTGCgatatttgt
It encodes:
- the LOC140840950 gene encoding uncharacterized protein — encoded protein: MAGRPPRANRNPRYANNHNDNNENPNPDGNPPPPPPRMGLSQANLMAIATIVATTIQGLGNPNGNGNQQPQPPPAQNGIKYHYESLRKNRCPVFKGDADPESSQNWLKSVETQLRLLEIPEALKVEVITPFLEDKASKWCETVSPTLTAAGAITWRQFRDVFLKQYFPAEVRLQKLSEFENFSQTPGMSVVDYTSRFNDLGTYAPTIMADGVLKMHRYKKGLSSRIQSFLAVYQPTSFADLMGAAIRAETDIKRREDENKNKRPLTGQPSQGKPPFKRPNQSSGPFKGASSHPSYQEPKMCPKCNNRHSGECHRQTGACFNCGKLGHRIANCPEPLKRSTKPNADANPNKPRENKPNARVFAITQEEADDANDVVAGTIFVNEMPAYVLFDSGATHSFISKRFTKKLGLTPELLVEPFRVATPTSKTIETHRVHRQCKICIHEHLFQAELIQLKMVEFDIILGMDWLARNNAMVDCKGKSVRLRTPSQKEVVYHGKSKERKSLLSASQAWKAVKSGADIYLAMINVVEEEIELKPVDIPIVREFPDVFPEELPETIPDREIEFEINLVPGAAPISKAPYQMAPAELKELKEQLQELLDKKQIRPSASPWGAPITIKNKYPLPRIDDLFDQLKGATVFSKLDLRTGYHQLKVRAEDIPKTAFRTRYGHYEFTVMPFGLTNAPAAFMDLMNRVFKPFLDRFIVVFIDDILVYSPSKEDHEEHLRLTLQTLREKELYAKFKKCEFWLNSVSFLGHVISEAGVSVDPKKVESILDWPKPRNATDIRSFLGLAGYYRKFVEGFSSIAVPLTRLTQKNSKFIWDDNCEKSFQTLKEKLASTPVLVLPTEDKDFTIYSDASKEGQLKPHERNYPTHDLELAAVVFALKIWRHYLYGSKCEIFTDHQSLKYLFTQKELNMRQRRRIELLKDYDLTISYHPGKANKVADALSRRNMNKVTLAALSAQPCLREIVKLNQDRNPVLAKLKEQAKEAKSQDTQIDDKRVLWMKGRLCVPDVDNLRKEVMSEAHKSKFSVHPGSTKMSKQSTKGLEDFFNL